One region of Heterodontus francisci isolate sHetFra1 unplaced genomic scaffold, sHetFra1.hap1 HAP1_SCAFFOLD_61, whole genome shotgun sequence genomic DNA includes:
- the LOC137363442 gene encoding histone H2B 1/2-like yields the protein MVEEKKKAAAKKGAKKTVSKPSEKGGKRQRKSRKESYSIYIYKVMKQVHPDTGISSKAMNIMSSFVNDIFERIAGEASRLAHYNKRSTISSREIQTAVRLLLPGELAKHAVSEGTKAVTKYTSSK from the coding sequence atggttgaggagaagaagaaagcagctgctaagaagggcgccaagaaaactgtgagcaaACCGTCAGAAAAGGGCGGCAAGAGgcagagaaagtcgaggaaggagagttactccatctacatctacaaagtgatgaagcaggttcaccccgacaccggtatctcctccaaggccatgaacaTCATgagctcgtttgtgaacgatattttcgagcgcatcgcgggtgaggcttcccgcctggcccattacaacaagcgcagcaccatcagctcccgggagatccagaccgccgtgcgcctgctgctgcccggggagctggccaagcacgccgtgtcggaagggacaaaggcggtgaccaagtacaccagctccaagtaa
- the LOC137363441 gene encoding histone H2B 1/2-like produces the protein MSQWFDILDVKCNNVQQLKCYQSREKKKAAAKKGAKKTVSKPSAKGGKKRRKSRKESYSIYIYKVMKQVHPDTGISSKAMSIMNSFVNDIFERIAGEASRLAHYNKRSTISSREIQTAVRLLLPGELAKHAVSEGTKAVTKYTSSK, from the exons atgtcacaatggtttgatATT cttgatgttaaatgtaacaatgttcagcagctcaagtgctatcaaagcagg gagaagaagaaagcagctgctaagaagggcgccaagaaaactgtgagtaaaccgtcagcaaagggcggcaagaagcggagaaagtcgaggaaggagagttactccatctacatctacaaagtgatgaagcaggttcaccccgacaccggcatctcctccaaggccatgagcatcatgaactcgtttgtgaacgatattttcgagcgcatcgcgggtgaggcttcccgcctggcccattacaacaagcgcagcaccatcagctcccgggagatccagaccgccgtgcgcctgctgctgcccggggagctggccaagcacgccgtgtcggaagggacaaaggcggtgaccaagtacaccagctccaagtaa